A stretch of DNA from Papaver somniferum cultivar HN1 unplaced genomic scaffold, ASM357369v1 unplaced-scaffold_79, whole genome shotgun sequence:
ACAAGAttttaaaatatgacaaccatctGAAATACTGCATTGTTTTCAAATAAAGACAATAAGCTTCTTCTGCTCTTTATCTCTGAATCAGAAAGATCACCTTTCACCATATGCTAATTTAACCTATCTCATTAGAAACCCATGCTTGATCTGTATGCAGCAACTGTATAGGTTAAAAGGATTTAGAGATATCAAAAGATTACCTCATGATCAAGCAACGAATTATCTGGCTTGACATCTCTATGAATGATATGCTTCTCATGGCAGTATGACAATTCTTCTGCAGGGCTTGCAATGTACTACACTTCGATCAAAACGAAACAGAACCCAAAAAACATAATCAGCAAAGTAATTTAGTAACGTAAACAACCCcaagaaaaacaacaagaaaatactGAAATCAAAATTCATGGGTCTTTACTTACAGTAGCAGCTTGTTTCTCAGACAAATGACCAGTTTTACGAAGTAAACAATAGAGTTCACCATCAGCAGCATATTCAAGAATCAAGAAAATCCTTATATCATCACCAAACCAATGAGAGagataagaagatgaagaaaactaaCAAGAAAAGAAGACGCATCTTGTTtgccaaaagaaaaataaagtaaagagGACATCAGTAAACGCAACCAAGTTACCAAGCTAAACCACACATTGCCAAAGCCAAAGAAAAGACATGCAGAATATTGTTTCCAGAATTTCAAATTCTAAAATTGATCACTAGTTTACTCAGTAAAACTTACTGGTTAACAACATTCATAAAATGGGAAATCAAATATTTGGAGCTACCTACAAATCCATAAAACATTCATTTGTGAACACACAATCTGTTTTCCTAACCCTGCGCAAGAGTATTTAACCTTCAAAAGCTCTTGAGCTCGAGCAACATCTAGTTGGCAATGAaattcttcaagttcttcaaccACGCAGTGTATTCCTTATGCTCTTTCTTAACCATGTAGTCATGTAAGAAATTGGCAATGCTTGGTTTAATCCCTCTGACTTCCAAATATGTGTGGAAAGCTTCCTGCAGTTCCGCATCCAAACTCCTTCAAAACAAAACGCAACAAAAGACCAACATCAATAGATAACTCCAAAAACCAATAGCAAGAAATATAATAACCAAAACTCAAAATGAATTCAACTTACGAGAACTCAGGTCCTTCGTAAGCAACATCCTCATCCGAAACATTTGGATTCTTGACGGCCAAATTGTTGATTGTAATTTCATCTGCCTCAACCATAACATCGAATTCCAAAGTTGGACCGGTTTTTTTCGTAACAGTTACAACCATATCAACAGGATGagaaccaccttcttcttcctcctcctcaccACCTTGATTTGCTTCTTGGTCGTCTTGGTCTTCCTCCTCACCCTCTTCATAATCACCAGAGAGATCAGGTTTGAACACAGTGATTTTGATCTCCTCACCTTGATAGTTCCTAGTCAGTGTAATAGTTTCAGCTCCATCATTATCCACAATCTTGAATGGAAACACACTTGGTGCCTCACCAACCTATTGAGAACACACATACAGACAGTAATCTTGTTCAATTGATGAAGACAAGGGCAACCAAATTAATCTCTTACTATGAAATCACAATTAAAGTAACTAATGGCAAAATTAACACAAACCCATTACAGAAATTCATAAaacaaactttccaaatttagaagaaaaaaaacctcaAAATCTCCAGCTTCCTCCTCAGCATCAACGATTTCAGAATCAATAACTCTGAGAAGAGTGTCATCGGAATCTGGTTTCTTCTTAGCTAGAGCAGAGAACTGACGATGAGTTGGAATTGAAGTTGTTCTAAATAGATTACTATTGCTGGTGACAGTTTTAATGGCGGTGCTGGTCTTCAATGGGGTAGTGAAGATGGTAGAGGTGTAGTTTCTACAAGAAGTTCTGGTTGCTAGCGGGATTACTGAAGATGCGGCTTTATTCATCATTCTACTCAAAGTCGCCATTTTTGCCGAGGGTTTCTCAGAAATCtcgatgttttagggttttagaaggAGGAGAAGTAGTTTTATTGAATTGGGAATTTGAGTTTTCTTGCTCGACACCTCTCGGCCCAAAAGCCCATATGTCTTACTGGGTCCGTATCTACCTGAGAAGACGGCCCTTCACCCATTAGCGGAAGATTTTTTTTCCTATGCTagaatttttttgtttatttatacTTTGAGTACGTGTGTGCATAGaatccggaaccgcggatttcatccaCAACCGTCGGCAAAAATACGGTAAAAACCAATCTATAAGGGTATTTGGAGCGGACGCAGGTGAATTTTCAAATCCGCAAAGTTTAACGGTTTGGTTACCAATTTTTTGCTCGGTGTCTAAAATAGAACCCTGAGTTGGCCAGTGTACCCTTGGATAAACCTCATTAACTGTCTTGGCTACTGACTCATAACTTTATTCTAAAACAACTTTTTCCAATTCCAAGGTTTGCGCCCAATTTACTGCTTCCTTCTTTGCCCAGCACTCCATTTCCTCAGCCCACATTCAGTCCTCCCCCATAATATGTTCATTTCCCCCAATAAATTAGCGGAAGCTTTCATCTTTCAGATTAGGGCAGAAAAACACAGACAAGGACATGCGGCAATTATGAAAAATCAATGTACGGAAGCGTTATGAAATCAACAATGTTTTCtgctaaatatatatatatatatatatgaagaaaaaaaaagctatTACAAACTTTTCCAGCAAACCTTGTTCATTGAAGAGATTGAATACATCTAAGAGTTTTGGTTGTCGCTGACATGGCATATAATTAAGTTTATATTTGTTCGGCTCATACAATATGCCCAGACGGTAACATGACTTAAAGGAAAGAATATCTCTAGGTTTTGCATCAAAAAAACCTAGTGAAGCTGTTTTGCAGGAGATTGGTCAATTAGGTGTTACAGAAACTTAAAAGACTAGTAGTTTGAGAGGTATTTATAAGCTCATTAACTTCAAAGGGTGTTTGCGTTAAAGCAAGAAAATTGGTATTTTATTTTCAGCCTATTTCTAGAAGCAGAAAAGCAGtttgaaaagcaaaagaaaaaaaacacttcCATCTTCGCATATAAAAATTAAACATGGGTGGAGCTGGAAGTCTAAGGTAGCAGAAGGAAAGAAAGATTTGACAGAAAAGGAAAAGGATTAAAAAGATAGAAATAGTGGACGAGGAGTTGGAAATGATATAAGACACCTGGGGATATATTTGCATAAGGCCGtagtttgatttttgaattttatgAATTTCATGTCTTTTCTCTGTTTTTGTTCGTCTCAGTTCTTTTAATATCATTTAGATCTAGAACCTTAAAAGAAAATGCAACATGATCTGATAGGTCATTAAAGAAAATGTAATACATAATTTTTTTTCCGTCCCTCATTGTCAATTTGTaattgattttatgagaaaaataTGTGACAGAGATACAAATATCAATTCTTGAAAggaaaatttgttgtttggtcctaggcccatatagttatttatagtagggtccaactaGATTTTATCTTTACCCTAAGGTCCAAAGTTTtttaaatcaagaaaatgacTACTATACCCTACAAATAAACACGTGTGAAACAACAGATttctcagtattccatatatgtattgCTGATCTATAATCTAAAaaacaaatggatgttaaaaacaAGTAATAAGTCTATGAAAAACAGAATCgaacacttttatttcagtatttcagtattccatatacatataCTTgtggatcaatttttttttttttataaaactataaagaataacaaaatcaaagcagtatgtttcagtattccatatatgtactgctgattcataatctaaaaatcaactgcatgtcaaaaacAAGAAATGAATCTATAAAATTACAGTActgaaacacttttatttcagtatttcatataggTACTTCTGGATTACacaaaaaaatgataaaactatttaaaaaaaacaaacaaactagcaATAGACTTGTATCCCACACTCTCATTTCTCCTTTAATTTCCCATGCAAACACCACCTGCAAAAAAAGGTTCAATATTTATTAGGCTATAACATTCGGAAATCGATTTCAGAGAATCCAAAACCAAATCAAAGCAGTATTTttcagtatgtcatatatgtattactgcattcataatctaaaaatcaaCTTCATGTCAAAGAAAAGTCATGAATCTATGAAAAAACAGAATTGAAACACTTttgtttcagtattccatatatgtacttccgaattagaaaggagaagaagaagataaaactatAAAAATAGCAAAATCAAAGCAGTAATTTCCAGTATACCATAtacgtactgctgattcataacttaaaaatcaatttcatgtCAAAAATAAGTAATGAATCTGTTCAAACAGAATTGcacacttttatttcagtattccatatatgtactcctggattAAACAATAAAAGTGATAAAATTCtatgaaaaataataacaaaccaaagcagtaatgaatgtatatatgaaaaatcagaatctgaacacttttatttcagtatttcatatatatacttctGGATCAGACAAAAAAAAGTGATAATACTATAAAAAAACTAACAAAATCAAAGCAGTATTTttcagtatgtcatatatgtactgctgattcataatctaaaaatcagTTATATGTCAAAAACAACTAACGAATCTATGCAAAAACATAAttgaaacacttttatttatatattttgtatatgtaattatgaatcaaataaaaaaagtttGTGAATCTAGGTTTTTGTCAGTACTGCAGATACGTACTGTCgattcatacacaaaaacaaactcaaacaaATCTAAAACCAACAAGATGAAACTGATATAATCAAATCTACtgaagaaatgaacaaaaaacgTGATTATCAtctagatctgaactattttcataaaaataaaataaacaaccaAGCATTCATAAAACGATTAgatatcaaaaaccctaaaagaacAATCAAGCATCCATTATACGAAGATGAAAACGTCACAAACTCGATCAGATCTTCATGTTTCAgttgagaaacaaaaaaaaatggagagaagATTACCTGGAAACCACGAAAGATATTCGTATGCAATCTTCATAGAAAAATGAATTGGAGAGAAGATTTCGTAAGAGGCAGTAGCAGAGAAGATGAGAGGGAGAGAGAATAACGGATCTGAgcatgaaaagaaaaatgaaaataccTAGATTATATTTGTGTTATAGTAGAAGGCTATTTCGGGAAATCTGAATATCTACTTAATAGGTttcgcacgtgtacaggacctgggcttaacAAATTGGTTCcattcttatgttttttttttaattatggacctccgattactgggctttagtgggtggacctgccactaactaatacCATTATATTAGTACCTATAAGTAATTCCTACTTCTTGAAACCCGAAAATTGTAAGTGTTGTTTCATCATTTACTTTTTCATTAACCACTCTTATTGAATATGTTGGTGgtctttcatcttttttttattttaattgcaACGCTCATTTATCctatttagcaaaaaaaaattcatatatcctaaataacactttttgatttttttacttaCACACCCAACAACAAAACCATCCCAATAACTAATAACAAAACCTGAAGTTCTAAATTCTTCTTCGCCATACCTACCACGTACCATCTTCTTTTACCCAACCTGTCGATCCACATATCGCTCAtatattatttaattttttggTAGATTTTTATCAGAAACATGCCTCTAGAGAAAATCAAGAAATGTTATAGAAAATTCAATACCAAAAAAAGGATTTGGGTAATTGTAAAGGGATCCCAAAACATTATAGTCGTCAAGAAACGACCTTTTGTGAAAGCATATAGTCGTCCTGACACAACCCACTATTCCTTTCGTAGTCCTTCGAATCTGGACTACTGTAATACCTACAAGTCGTTCAAAAAATCAGGAACTAGTTCGACGGAActtaaaataacaaaaacaaatcaATCGCCCAATGTTGATCAATTATAAATCTCCAAATCTTGTTATTAGATGTCGGATTCATCtaaggttttgattttttttttccaatatttTCAATAATGAAATCCTCCATAATAGTGGGTTATAGATTAATCACACCAATCAATTCGTCTATTTGTCGACGAATTAAATCatcaaatataaataaataatgaaTTCTTGGTGTACTATGATTAACAAAAATCCTAATCTAAGATTAGGAGTATTTCGTTTTAACAATATTTTTCTTTCTAATAGAATAatctttttttaataaatatttatgaagaagaagacaagatAAGGATTGTAATTAATAGTTATAGTCAAATTTAGTTTAACTTTTATAGGtgataaatgaaaataaaataaaattgaaaaatagaATTATTTTAAACATTTGTGATAGGTGGTAAATAGGACAAGTGAAAACGGTAAATAGGTAAATCCTTATTTTTATGAATCCTCGTGATTAAGGTACC
This window harbors:
- the LOC113344530 gene encoding uncharacterized protein At2g39795, mitochondrial-like, with the protein product MATLSRMMNKAASSVIPLATRTSCRNYTSTIFTTPLKTSTAIKTVTSNSNLFRTTSIPTHRQFSALAKKKPDSDDTLLRVIDSEIVDAEEEAGDFEVGEAPSVFPFKIVDNDGAETITLTRNYQGEEIKITVFKPDLSGDYEEGEEEDQDDQEANQGGEEEEEEGGSHPVDMVVTVTKKTGPTLEFDVMVEADEITINNLAVKNPNVSDEDVAYEGPEFSSLDAELQEAFHTYLEVRGIKPSIANFLHDYMVKKEHKEYTAWLKNLKNFIAN